In the Telopea speciosissima isolate NSW1024214 ecotype Mountain lineage chromosome 2, Tspe_v1, whole genome shotgun sequence genome, one interval contains:
- the LOC122650388 gene encoding DCC family protein At1g52590, chloroplastic produces MAALLLHTTATGIAIAPNGCVRSRVSRPAYIRRSSVSPFATLSPPRGRSDSTIDWVEATSSFFDQDTRPIMLFDGVCNLCNGGVRFVRENDRDRKIRFEALQSESGRKLLRRSGRSPDDISSVVLVEKERSYIKSDAVLKIMEYINLPFPQLAFFLQFVPMFMRDFVYDNVANNRYAIFGRSDSCEI; encoded by the exons ATGGCGGCGCTTCTTCTACATACCACAGCTACAGGTATAGCTATAGCTCCTAATGGGTGCGTACGGTCGCGCGTCTCACGGCCGGCGTATATTAGACGCTCATCAGTGTCTCCATTTGCTACGCTCTCTCCTCCTCGTGGTCGCAGCGATTCCACCATTGATTGGGTGGAGGCAACTTCAAGCTTCTTCGATCAAGACACCAGACCCATCATGCTATTCGACG GTGTATGCAACTTATGTAATGGAGGTGTGAGGTTCGTCCGTGAGAACGACCGAGACAG AAAGATAAGATTCGAAGCTCTCCAAAGTGAATCAGGGAGGAAACTGCTGAGAAGATCTGGAAGATCACCTGATGACATTTCAAGTGTTGTACTAGTTGAAAAGGAAAG ATCATATATCAAATCAGATGCAGTGCTGAAGATAATGGAGTACATTAACCTGCCTTTCCCCCAATTAGCATTCTTTTTACAGTTTGTACCTAT GTTCATGCGGGATTTTGTATATGACAATGTTGCAAACAACCGATATGCAATCTTTGGTCGCTCAGATTCATGTGAGATATAA
- the LOC122650387 gene encoding RHOMBOID-like protein 5 — protein sequence MGGKIPYHSDIESPVHNQHHRPSVPPSRYICPAPHKPWISWFVPFIFMLDSGLFVYTMYVNNCPATIDSGHCLFSASLGRFSFQPLSENRMFGPSAQTLMLVGGLQPKLVVNEGQGWRLFSCMWLHGGLIHLLANMVSLLFIGVRLEQEFGFLKIGLLYMLSGLGGSISSSIRLQSNVSVGASGALFGLLGAMLSELIMNWTIYSNKCAALSSLLVIVAINMAVGYIPGVDMSAHIGGFASGFLLGFILLVRPQFGWVNHKYIPPGYDMKRVKPKYNCCQYLMWTIALVTLIIGYAVGFVKLYTRSTKD from the exons ATGGGCGGCAAAATCCCTTACCATTCAGATATCGAGTCGCCGGTCCACAACCAGCATCATAGACCCTCAGTCCCACCGTCGCGTTACATATGTCCAGCACCTCACAAGCCCTGGATCTCTTGGTTCGTGCCCTTCATCTTCATGCTAGACTCTGGGTTGTTTGTGTACACGATGTACGTGAACAACTGCCCCGCCACCATCGACAGCGGTCATTGCCTCTTCTCTGCTTCCCTCGGCAGGTTCTCTTTCCAGCCGCTCAGTGAGAACCGCATGTTTGGCCCTTCCGCCCAGAC GCTAATGCTAGTGGGAGGCCTTCAGCCAAAATTAGTTGTGAACGAAGGTCAAGGATGGCGCCTTTTCTCTTGCATGTGGCTTCACGGTGGACTCATCCATTTGCTTGCTAATATGGTCAGCCTTCTGTTTATAGGAGTCCGCCTTGAACAGGAATTTGGCTTTT TGAAAATAGGACTCCTGTATATGCTTTCTGGCCTTGGTGGGAGCATATCATCTTCCATTCGTCTTCAATCCAATGTCTCAGTCGGTGCATCAGGTGCACTTTTTGGATTGTTAGGAGCCATGCTTTCTGAGCTAATCATGAATTGGACGATCTATTCGAATAAG TGTGCAGCACTTTCAAGTCTATTGGTCATCGTTGCCATCAATATGGCTGTTGGTTACATTCCTGGAGTGGATATGTCCGCCCATATTGGAGGGTTTGCTTCAGGGTTTCTTCTTGGATTTATTCTTCTCGTTCGTCCTCAGTTTGGATGGGTAAACCACAAATACATACCCCCGGGATATGACATGAAACGTGTGAAACCAAAGTACAACTGCTGTCAATATCTGATGTGGACAATAGCTTTGGTCACATTAATTATCGG ATATGCAGTTGGCTTTGTGAAACTATACACTCGTTCCACAAAAGACTGA
- the LOC122650384 gene encoding pentatricopeptide repeat-containing protein At5g66520-like yields the protein MFQKFVKTWWQKNPHHNSILLLLEKCQNLNQFKEIHGYLLKSRFPEDPLSVCPLLSAAAVSGDVAVFSHACSIFSHFVYRNTFMYNTMIRGYIETHSSIPAIFSYLEMLNNGHTANNYTFPPLIKACTILPCASKKLIGRLAHAHVVKFGLSDDPFILSALIEFYSSVPDMKTARRLFDGIPRRDVVLWTAMIDGYGKSGDFKSARALFEEMPVRNAISWSAMMAAYSRVSDFKEVLHLFRQMQEANTRPNESVLVSVLTACAHIGALAQGLWVHSYVKRYRLHSNPILATALVDMYSKCGCMEPASSVFEGIQNKDVKAWNAIISGVAMNGDAKKSFELFERMNAYGMQPTEVTFVAILTACTHAGLVDEGLILFEQMGFVYGVEPQLEHYACVVDLLGRAGRLKEAEMFIEEKFGGFEGGDANVWGALLGACKIYGNVKVGNRVWKKLANLRADCGTHVLLYNIFREAGWETEAKRVRKSIVMEGLKKKPGCSLVEVDGVVYEFLAGDLSHPQATEISEVLDSMSRMATLEVF from the coding sequence ATGTTTCAAAAGTTCGTTAAAACGTGGTGGCAGAAGAACCCTCACCACAACAGCATTCTTCTCCTCTTGGAGAAATGCCAGAATCTGAATCAATTCAAGGAAATCCATGGCTACCTACTCAAATCTCGTTTCCCTGAAGACCCCCTTTCTGTCTGTCCCCTCCTCTCCGCCGCTGCGGTCTCTGGTGATGTCGCTGTATTCTCTCACGCTTGCTCAATCTTCAGTCACTTCGTCTATCGCAACACCTTCATGTACAACACCATGATTAGAGGCTACATTGAAACACATTCATCTATCCCCGCCATATTCAGTTATCTGGAAATGTTAAACAATGGTCATACTGCCAATAACTACACTTTTCCGCCATTAATCAAAGCTTGCACCATCCTCCCCTGTGCTTCTAAGAAGCTAATTGGTCGTTTAGCCCATGCCCATGTTGTTAAATTTGGATTGTCTGACGACCCTTTCATCCTTAGTGCTCTTATCGAATTCTACTCATCGGTTCCTGATATGAAAACTGCACGGAGATTGTTTGATGGGATTCCTAGAAGGGATGTGGTCTTGTGGACGGCGATGATTGACGGGTATGGAAAGAGTGGCGACTTTAAGAGTGCCAGAGCATTGTTTGAGGAAATGCCTGTGAGGAATGCAATCTCATGGAGTGCAATGATGGCTGCGTACTCTCGTGTCAGTGACTTCAAGGAGGTATTGCATCTCTTTAGACAGATGCAAGAAGCCAACACAAGGCCGAATGAATCAGTCCTTGTGAGCGTCCTCACTGCGTGTGCACACATAGGGGCACTTGCCCAAGGACTGTGGGTTCACTCTTACGTGAAACGATACCGTCTTCACTCAAATCCGATCTTGGCTACTGCATTGGTAGATATGTACTCAAAATGTGGATGCATGGAGCCAGCATCGTCAGTTTTTGAAGGGATTCAGAACAAGGATGTCAAAGCATGGAATGCAATTATCTCAGGGGTTGCAATGAATGGGGATGCGAAGAAATCATTCGAGCTCTTTGAAAGAATGAATGCTTATGGAATGCAACCCACTGAAGTCACATTTGTTGCCATCCTCACGGCATGCACACATGCAGGGTTGGTTGATGAGGGCCTTATATTGTTTGAACAAATGGGCTTTGTCTATGGAGTTGAACCTCAGCTTGAGCATTATGCTTGTGTTGTAGACCTACTGGGTCGAGCAGGAAGATTAAAAGAAGCCGAGATGTTTATAGAGGAGAAGTTTGGAGGATTTGAGGGTGGGGATGCTAATGTGTGGGGAGCTCTGCTGGGTGCTTGTAAGATTTATGGAAATGTTAAGGTTGGGAACAGAGTTTGGAAAAAGCTGGCTAATTTGAGAGCTGATTGTGGAACACATGTCCTCTTATATAACATCTTCAGAGAGGCCGGTTGGGAAACAGAGGCAAAGAGAGTCAGAAAGTCAATCGTGATGGAGGGTTTGAAGAAGAAGCCTGGTTGTAGTTTAGTAGAAGTGGATGGTGTGGTTTATGAATTCCTTGCAGGTGATCTTTCTCATCCACAAGCAACAGAGATATCTGAGGTGCTTGACTCTATGTCTAGGATGGCTACTTTGGAGGTATTTTGA
- the LOC122650385 gene encoding beta-glucuronosyltransferase GlcAT14B-like: protein MENNNKQQQLQQLKKKKCFLPLVCSLLLSSLFVSASLFSYYGLSPFIRSLPDRKIPFFVESKFRISSTSSINSIPRIAYLISGSTGDGESLKRTLKALYHPLNQYVVHLDLEASPAERLDLIDFVRREPVFVKVGNVRAIVKSNLVTYRGPTMVSNTLHAAAILFREGGDWDWFINLSASDYPLVTQDDLLHALSPIPRLLNFLEHTSDIGWKEDQRAKPIIIDPGLYSLKKSDVFWASERRSIPTAFKLFTGSAWMMLSRPFIEYLLWGWDNLPRVVLMYYANFLSSPEGYFHTVICNAEEFRNHTVNHDLHFISWDNPPKQHPHFLNVNDFQRMIDSNAPFARKFGRNESVLDKIDVELLSRSADGFVHGGWFDKWTNMNSSVPLYSPVNATVLRPGPGVDRLKRLINGLLSEEDFHAKQCT from the exons ATGGAGAACAATAATAAGCAGCAGCAGCTGCAgcagttgaagaagaagaaatgtttCCTCCCACTTGTGTGTTCTCTCCTCTTATCTTCCCTTTTCGTCtctgcttctctcttctcctattACGGTCTCTCACCATTTATCCGTAGCTTACCTGACAGAAAGATTCCCTTTTTTGTTGAATCCAAGTTTCGTATCTCTTCCACTTCTTCTATCAACTCTATTCCACGGATCGCTTACCTTATCTCTGGATCCACTGGAGATGGGGAGAGTTTGAAGAGGACTCTTAAAGCCCTTTATCATCCACTCAACCAGTATGTTGTGCATTTGGACCTCGAAGCTTCTCCAGCCGAGCGTCTTGACTTGATCGATTTTGTACGGCGGGAGCCTGTTTTTGTTAAGGTGGGTAATGTTCGAGCTATTGTGAAGTCGAATTTGGTGACTTACAGGGGGCCGACGATGGTTAGTAATACACTTCACGCGGCTGCAATTTTGTTCAGGGAAGGGGGAGATTGGGATTGGTTTATTAATCTCAGTGCTTCGGATTATCCTTTGGTCACACAAGATG ATCTGCTTCATGCACTGTCGCCCATTCCAAGACTCCTTAACTTTCTCGAGCATACAAGTGACATTGGATGGAAAGA GGACCAGAGAGCCAAGCCCATCATCATAGATCCTGGGCTTTATAGCCTGAAAAAATCTGACGTTTTCTGGGCTTCGGAAAGAAGGAGTATACCTACAGCATTTAAGTTGTTTACAG GTTCTGCGTGGATGATGCTATCTCGCCCATTCATCGAATATCTTTTATGGGGTTGGGACAACCTCCCACGTGTGGTCCTGATGTACTATGCCAACTTCCTTTCTTCACCTGAGGGTTACTTCCATACAGTCATTTGCAATGCAGAGGAGTTTCGCAACCATACTGTAAACCATGACCTCCATTTCATCTCTTGGGATAATCCCCCAAAACAGCATCCCCATTTCCTCAATGTCAATGACTTCCAGAGAATGATTGACAGCAATGCTCCCTTTGCAAGGAAGTTTGGCAGGAACGAATCAGTGCTCGACAAGATTGATGTGGAGCTCTTGAGCCGTTCAGCCGATGGATTTGTTCATGGTGGATGGTTTGATAAGTGGACAAATATGAACTCAAGTGTCCCACTTTACTCCCCGGTGAATGCAACTGTGCTCAGGCCTGGACCTGGTGTTGACCGACTCAAACGTCTCATCAACGGTTTGCTTTCAGAAGAGGATTTCCATGCAAAGCAGTGTACATGA